Proteins co-encoded in one Bacillus infantis NRRL B-14911 genomic window:
- a CDS encoding DUF58 domain-containing protein: protein MEWKKYTVENRSLQIMSALALLLVLLSLYLTSAILFLMSSLFFCVLLANNYYLKKMGEGVEFENKAVRKRMFIEEHHEWELDFVNNGLPILNARLYVYFDDIVIPLKGVQQPRFSKYELSIPFTLPRKGEYSVRIPFSAGRRGLAKIRSMELRIPHFFGFGETVLEYRTMMAQEALIYPKRLPVENKEQFVSAKPGNEAARHTLFQDVLSPAGTRNYVPTDSFNQIHWKATARSRSIQTKVYENVSEKGLLLSLNLSEGYSITPRLEELLSCSAELAYTAVKEGIPFAVCMNIRTAGPVPFQYIPAGTGKAHLQKVLESFAVAGYHSVLYPYDKMAAHYTRHFALQPYIIHGGLKPQAGDKYFKELEQKGFTVLEMQLLEQKAWIKPFPKPIHKEVI, encoded by the coding sequence ATGGAGTGGAAAAAGTATACGGTCGAAAACAGGTCCTTGCAGATTATGTCTGCACTTGCCCTGCTGCTGGTTTTGCTTAGCCTTTATCTGACCTCGGCAATTTTGTTCCTGATGTCCAGTTTGTTTTTTTGTGTCCTCCTTGCCAATAATTATTATTTGAAGAAAATGGGGGAAGGAGTCGAATTTGAAAATAAAGCTGTCAGGAAACGGATGTTTATTGAAGAGCATCATGAATGGGAGCTGGATTTTGTAAATAACGGACTTCCCATTTTGAATGCACGGCTCTACGTCTATTTCGATGATATTGTAATCCCCTTGAAAGGGGTTCAGCAGCCGAGATTTTCAAAGTACGAGCTATCCATCCCATTCACTCTTCCAAGAAAAGGGGAATATTCAGTCCGGATTCCATTTTCAGCCGGCAGGAGGGGGCTTGCGAAAATCCGCAGCATGGAGCTTCGGATTCCCCATTTCTTCGGTTTTGGCGAGACAGTGCTGGAATACAGGACAATGATGGCTCAGGAAGCGCTCATCTATCCGAAAAGGCTGCCTGTAGAAAACAAAGAACAGTTTGTATCAGCAAAACCAGGAAATGAGGCTGCCAGGCATACACTATTTCAGGATGTTTTGTCTCCTGCCGGCACGAGGAATTACGTGCCCACCGACAGCTTCAATCAAATTCATTGGAAAGCAACGGCAAGGAGCCGGAGCATCCAGACCAAGGTATATGAAAATGTTTCTGAAAAAGGCCTGCTGCTTTCTTTGAATCTTTCCGAAGGATACTCCATTACTCCGAGGCTTGAGGAGCTTCTGAGCTGTTCGGCCGAGCTTGCATACACAGCTGTAAAAGAAGGGATTCCCTTTGCGGTTTGCATGAATATCCGGACAGCAGGACCCGTCCCTTTTCAATATATTCCCGCCGGGACCGGAAAGGCGCATCTCCAGAAGGTGCTGGAAAGCTTTGCGGTTGCAGGCTATCATTCTGTCCTGTATCCATATGACAAGATGGCTGCCCATTATACAAGGCATTTTGCCCTGCAGCCTTATATTATCCATGGAGGCTTAAAGCCGCAGGCTGGAGATAAGTATTTTAAAGAATTGGAACAGAAAGGTTTTACAGTGCTCGAAATGCAGCTGCTGGAGCAAAAAGCCTGGATAAAGCCGTTTCCGAAACCCATTCATAAAGAGGTGATTTAA
- a CDS encoding DinB family protein, with protein MKKQDLIEHNESISEWVLSLEEAGDEAWLAPTAEGKWPPAAIVSHMLFWDQYSLTERFPYFAEGAKLPGFPDFQKINDEAEAYALSGTAKEEILRRFAETRARIIQMLAGLEESDLDKEFFIGGNKLSAREYFIDFAEHDLHHKEQVEQFLNARSS; from the coding sequence GTGAAGAAACAAGATTTGATAGAACATAATGAAAGTATTTCAGAATGGGTTCTTTCTCTGGAAGAAGCGGGTGATGAGGCATGGCTTGCACCGACAGCCGAGGGTAAATGGCCGCCGGCTGCTATTGTCAGCCATATGCTGTTCTGGGATCAATATTCCTTAACTGAAAGGTTTCCGTACTTTGCAGAAGGGGCTAAGCTTCCCGGCTTTCCTGATTTTCAAAAGATCAATGATGAAGCAGAGGCTTACGCCCTGAGCGGGACCGCCAAAGAGGAGATTCTCCGCCGGTTTGCCGAAACGAGGGCCAGAATCATTCAAATGCTTGCAGGCCTGGAAGAAAGCGACCTGGATAAGGAATTCTTCATTGGCGGCAATAAACTTTCGGCAAGAGAATATTTCATTGATTTTGCTGAACATGATCTGCACCATAAAGAGCAGGTGGAGCAGTTCTTGAATGCCCGAAGCAGCTGA
- the ptsP gene encoding phosphoenolpyruvate--protein phosphotransferase, which produces MSFLQGIAASSGIAIAKAYRLVEPDLSFSKKTVEDADNEVGRFQQALATSKSELEAIREKAEKDLGADKAAIFDAHLLVLSDPELISPIEDKIKTEKVNAEQALKETADMFVSMFEQMDNEYMKERAADIRDVTKRVLSHLLGVQVVNPSMIAEEVIIIAEDLTPSDTAQLNRQFVKGFTTDIGGRTSHSAIMARSMEIPAVVGTKTATEEIQNGDMVIVDGLTGQVHVNPTPEAIESYKEQNAAFEAQKAEWAKLVNEKTVSADGHHVELAANIGTPKDLKGVINNGGEAVGLYRTEFLYMGRDQLPTEEEQFEAYKAVLEGMEGKPVVVRTLDIGGDKELPYLNLPKEMNPFLGFRAIRLCLEEQDIFRTQLRALLRASSYGNLKIMFPMIATLDEFRQGKAILEEEKQKLSSEGVKTADKIELGIMVEIPSTAVLADQFAKEVDFFSIGTNDLIQYTMAADRMNERVSYLYQPYNPAILRLVKMVIDAAHKEGKWAGMCGEMAGDETAIPLLLGLGLDEFSMSATSILKARSQILRLSTEEMKELAEKALQMGTAEEVVAAVKQATQK; this is translated from the coding sequence ATGAGCTTTCTACAGGGAATTGCAGCTTCAAGCGGCATTGCGATTGCTAAAGCATACCGTTTGGTAGAACCTGATCTGTCTTTCAGCAAAAAGACGGTTGAGGATGCAGACAATGAAGTCGGCCGCTTTCAGCAGGCTTTGGCCACTTCCAAATCAGAGCTTGAGGCCATCAGGGAGAAAGCGGAAAAAGACCTGGGCGCAGATAAAGCGGCCATCTTTGATGCACATCTCCTGGTACTCAGCGATCCGGAATTAATATCACCCATCGAAGACAAGATCAAGACAGAAAAAGTGAATGCTGAACAGGCATTGAAGGAAACAGCTGATATGTTCGTCAGCATGTTCGAACAAATGGACAATGAGTATATGAAGGAACGCGCAGCAGACATCCGCGATGTCACCAAGCGTGTGCTTTCCCATTTGCTTGGAGTCCAGGTCGTCAACCCTAGCATGATTGCCGAAGAAGTGATCATCATTGCAGAAGACTTGACGCCATCTGATACTGCGCAGTTGAACAGGCAGTTTGTTAAAGGGTTTACAACTGATATCGGCGGAAGGACGTCCCATTCAGCCATCATGGCCCGTTCAATGGAAATACCTGCGGTTGTCGGCACTAAGACAGCTACAGAGGAAATCCAGAATGGCGATATGGTGATTGTTGATGGTCTTACCGGCCAGGTTCATGTAAATCCTACACCTGAGGCGATTGAAAGCTACAAAGAGCAAAACGCTGCCTTTGAAGCTCAGAAAGCTGAATGGGCAAAGCTTGTCAACGAAAAGACGGTTTCTGCCGACGGACATCATGTAGAACTGGCAGCCAATATCGGAACGCCTAAGGACCTTAAAGGAGTCATCAATAATGGCGGTGAGGCTGTAGGCCTCTACCGTACAGAATTCCTTTATATGGGCAGGGACCAGCTTCCGACAGAGGAAGAGCAGTTTGAAGCCTATAAAGCTGTCCTTGAAGGGATGGAAGGAAAGCCTGTTGTTGTCCGTACACTGGATATCGGCGGGGATAAAGAGCTTCCTTACCTGAACCTGCCGAAGGAAATGAATCCTTTCCTAGGCTTCCGTGCGATCCGCCTTTGCCTCGAAGAACAGGATATCTTCCGTACGCAGCTGAGAGCCTTGCTTAGAGCGAGCTCTTACGGCAATCTGAAGATCATGTTCCCAATGATCGCCACTCTGGATGAATTCCGCCAGGGGAAAGCAATCCTTGAAGAGGAAAAGCAAAAGCTTTCATCTGAAGGCGTGAAAACAGCTGACAAGATTGAGCTTGGCATCATGGTCGAAATTCCATCGACTGCGGTCCTTGCCGATCAGTTTGCCAAAGAGGTTGATTTCTTCAGCATCGGCACGAACGATCTGATTCAGTATACAATGGCAGCTGACAGGATGAATGAAAGGGTATCTTATTTATACCAGCCATATAATCCGGCTATTCTGCGCCTTGTAAAAATGGTGATCGATGCAGCTCATAAAGAAGGCAAATGGGCTGGCATGTGCGGTGAGATGGCAGGGGACGAGACTGCCATTCCGCTTCTGCTCGGCCTCGGTTTGGACGAGTTCTCCATGAGTGCCACTTCCATACTGAAAGCACGCTCGCAAATTCTTCGCCTGTCAACGGAAGAAATGAAAGAGCTTGCCGAAAAGGCGCTTCAGATGGGGACTGCAGAGGAAGTAGTGGCAGCTGTTAAGCAGGCCACACAAAAATAA
- a CDS encoding SDR family oxidoreductase, translating into MELNLKGKTALVAASSQGLGKAIAKALLQEGANVMLASRDEGKLKEVKSELENLGGEVEFIRADVTSENDIKNMVKAAAERFGGIDILVNNAGGPPSGSFETLSDEEWFQSFELNLLSYVRNIREALPYLKKNGGKIINIASSSIKEPIPGLVLSNTFRTGIVGLSKTLAQEFAPYGILVNTLAPGRIDTDRVKHLDQVNGEKAGVSPEEMKEKSEKSIPLNRYGTPEEFAKVAVFLASDANSYMTGSSFLVDGGMVKSI; encoded by the coding sequence ATGGAATTGAACCTAAAAGGAAAAACAGCGCTTGTCGCTGCTTCCAGCCAGGGGCTGGGAAAGGCAATCGCAAAGGCGCTTCTGCAAGAAGGCGCGAATGTTATGCTGGCAAGCAGGGATGAGGGAAAGCTGAAGGAAGTTAAGTCAGAGCTTGAGAATCTGGGCGGTGAGGTAGAGTTCATACGTGCAGACGTCACTTCTGAAAACGATATAAAGAATATGGTGAAAGCTGCAGCTGAACGTTTTGGAGGAATCGATATCCTGGTTAATAATGCAGGAGGCCCTCCTTCCGGCTCTTTTGAAACTCTTTCAGATGAAGAATGGTTCCAATCTTTCGAACTGAACCTGCTCTCATATGTGCGAAATATAAGGGAAGCACTGCCGTACTTGAAGAAAAACGGCGGGAAAATCATCAATATTGCCTCTTCCTCCATTAAAGAGCCGATTCCTGGCCTTGTGCTTTCCAATACATTCAGGACAGGGATAGTCGGGCTTTCCAAGACTTTGGCACAGGAATTTGCTCCATACGGCATCCTTGTGAATACACTGGCTCCGGGGAGAATTGACACGGACAGGGTGAAGCATCTGGATCAGGTGAATGGGGAAAAAGCGGGTGTCTCACCTGAGGAGATGAAGGAGAAATCAGAAAAATCCATCCCGCTCAATCGCTATGGGACTCCTGAAGAGTTTGCAAAAGTTGCCGTTTTTCTGGCTTCGGATGCAAATAGCTATATGACAGGAAGTTCGTTTCTTGTGGATGGGGGCATGGTTAAATCAATCTAA
- a CDS encoding RDD family protein produces the protein MEAAFEKQNYSEPKEYGGFWLRFGAYLIDGIIVGIPIGIITTIIFVVFLGTSDSVMSSFTDPAYMESGEMTEAETIDFISRYFGALLLTLLIGTVIAVAYFAGMHASKWQATLGKKLVGLKVTDLQGNRITFWRALGRYMAQAFLSQILLIGYILAAFTERKQALHDMIAGTVVVRN, from the coding sequence GTGGAGGCAGCATTTGAAAAACAGAATTATTCAGAACCAAAGGAGTATGGGGGTTTTTGGCTCAGATTCGGGGCCTACCTGATTGACGGCATCATAGTGGGAATTCCAATCGGCATTATAACAACGATCATCTTTGTCGTCTTTCTCGGCACCTCAGATTCAGTCATGTCCTCATTCACTGACCCGGCCTATATGGAATCCGGAGAGATGACAGAGGCAGAGACTATAGACTTTATCAGCCGCTACTTCGGGGCGCTGCTGCTGACATTACTGATCGGCACTGTAATCGCGGTAGCATATTTTGCAGGAATGCACGCATCTAAATGGCAGGCGACTTTAGGGAAGAAGCTTGTCGGCCTGAAAGTAACAGACCTTCAAGGGAACAGAATTACTTTCTGGAGAGCGCTTGGCAGATATATGGCACAAGCCTTTTTATCGCAAATTTTGCTGATTGGCTATATTTTGGCAGCTTTTACGGAAAGAAAGCAGGCTCTGCATGATATGATTGCCGGCACGGTTGTTGTAAGAAATTGA
- a CDS encoding phosphocarrier protein HPr: MVEKQFKVTAETGIHARPATLLVQTASKFDSDVHLEYKEKKVNLKSIMGVMSLGVGQGADIKIIAEGNDEAEAVKALEDTLTKEGLAE; this comes from the coding sequence ATGGTTGAAAAACAATTCAAAGTAACGGCTGAAACTGGAATCCATGCTCGTCCAGCTACATTATTGGTTCAAACTGCAAGCAAATTCGATTCTGATGTGCATTTAGAATATAAAGAAAAAAAGGTTAACCTAAAGTCAATCATGGGTGTTATGTCTCTTGGTGTCGGCCAGGGCGCTGATATTAAAATCATTGCTGAAGGAAACGACGAAGCTGAGGCTGTAAAAGCACTTGAAGACACTCTAACAAAAGAAGGACTTGCTGAATAA
- a CDS encoding SDR family NAD(P)-dependent oxidoreductase: MKFKDRTVFITGGANGIGKGIAKSFAEEGAKVVIADIAEKEGAELQEKLVSEGREAFFVYTDVRDERSIITAMEKAAAQFGTIDILINNAGISKFISFTEMTLDEWDEILQTNLRSVFLCSREAVKLMKSGGSIVNMASTRASMSEPDTEAYSASKGGITSITHALARTLAGKGIRVNSISPGWIETKHYDELREKDHKQHLSGRVGKPSDIARCCLYLCDPENDFVTGENIVVDGGMTRKMMYEE, translated from the coding sequence ATGAAGTTTAAAGACAGGACAGTGTTCATAACCGGTGGTGCAAATGGGATTGGCAAGGGCATTGCCAAGTCATTTGCTGAAGAAGGTGCAAAGGTAGTTATTGCAGATATAGCCGAAAAGGAAGGGGCTGAGCTTCAGGAGAAGCTGGTATCCGAAGGCAGGGAAGCCTTTTTTGTGTATACAGATGTGAGAGATGAAAGAAGCATTATAACTGCCATGGAAAAGGCAGCCGCTCAGTTTGGAACTATAGACATCCTTATCAATAATGCCGGGATTTCAAAGTTTATTTCATTTACGGAGATGACATTGGATGAATGGGATGAGATCCTCCAGACTAATTTGCGGAGCGTTTTCCTCTGCAGCAGGGAAGCAGTGAAGCTGATGAAAAGTGGAGGCTCAATCGTAAATATGGCTTCGACCCGGGCGTCCATGTCTGAGCCTGACACAGAGGCTTATTCTGCATCCAAGGGAGGGATCACGAGCATTACCCACGCTTTGGCAAGAACCTTGGCAGGCAAGGGAATCAGGGTTAATTCCATCAGCCCGGGCTGGATTGAAACAAAGCATTATGATGAATTGCGGGAAAAGGACCATAAGCAGCATCTTTCAGGAAGAGTAGGTAAACCGTCTGATATAGCGCGCTGCTGCCTCTACCTTTGTGATCCGGAAAACGATTTTGTAACGGGCGAAAACATCGTGGTCGATGGGGGAATGACCAGGAAAATGATGTACGAGGAATAG
- a CDS encoding TetR/AcrR family transcriptional regulator, which produces MRRKEQKEQTKQLLFDSAIELFKKQGFQNTTVQQISNHAGVAKGTFFNYFTSKEAALHAIGSHQIAVLKDFKSEYESCTSIEAAFMALFSKMAAVNEEYGPNLLLSIFHIMTVQKDFQHSELKMTGFFKEFLASMIKEGQESNEFSSSIDAEPFAQMIVNSFFGTLFHWVHHYEQESLEELMAGMAGLYLFRLKSSHH; this is translated from the coding sequence ATGAGGAGGAAGGAACAAAAAGAACAGACAAAACAGCTTTTATTTGACAGTGCGATCGAATTATTCAAAAAGCAGGGATTTCAAAATACGACCGTTCAGCAAATCAGCAATCATGCAGGGGTTGCCAAGGGGACATTCTTTAATTATTTCACATCCAAAGAAGCGGCGCTGCACGCAATTGGATCACATCAAATAGCTGTGCTGAAGGATTTTAAATCGGAATACGAATCCTGTACAAGCATCGAGGCGGCGTTTATGGCGCTCTTCAGCAAAATGGCAGCCGTCAATGAAGAATATGGCCCGAATCTGCTGCTATCTATTTTTCATATAATGACGGTTCAGAAAGACTTTCAGCATTCTGAGCTCAAAATGACCGGATTTTTCAAGGAGTTCCTGGCCAGCATGATTAAGGAAGGCCAGGAATCCAACGAGTTTTCCAGCTCCATAGATGCGGAGCCCTTTGCGCAGATGATTGTCAACTCTTTCTTCGGAACCCTTTTTCATTGGGTCCATCATTATGAGCAGGAATCACTGGAAGAACTGATGGCCGGCATGGCTGGGCTTTATCTTTTCAGATTGAAGAGCTCACACCATTAG
- a CDS encoding aminotransferase A, translating to MEHLINKNVQQIEISGIRRFFNMVAGTKDMISLTIGQPDFPTPLHVRDAAIKAIDSGFTSYTHNAGDIRLREAAASFVRQKYKMDYNAENEVIVTTGASEAIDIAFRTILEEGAEVILPGPVYPGYEPIIRLCGAVPVHADIRDSRFRFTAEVIRRHLSPKTRCIVLPYPSNPTGVSLTDEELAEIADLVKGRDIFILADEIYSELNYGRPHTSISSLLREQTIVINGLSKSHSMTGWRIGLLFAPEAIAKHILKVHQYNVTCASSISQMAALEALTEGIDDAVPMREEYLSRRDYVYGRLVNMGLDVVKPDGAFYIFVKIPEKNITSFDFCLKLVNEAGVAFVPGSSFSELGEGYFRLSFAYSKDTLKEGLDRLEAYLGRLDR from the coding sequence TTGGAACATTTGATCAATAAAAACGTGCAGCAAATTGAAATATCAGGCATCAGGAGATTCTTTAATATGGTTGCAGGGACGAAGGACATGATTTCCCTCACCATTGGACAGCCTGATTTCCCTACCCCTCTTCATGTCAGGGATGCTGCAATAAAAGCGATTGACAGCGGCTTTACATCCTACACCCATAATGCCGGTGATATTAGGCTGAGAGAAGCGGCTGCCTCTTTTGTCCGGCAAAAATACAAGATGGATTATAATGCTGAAAATGAAGTGATTGTGACAACTGGCGCCAGCGAAGCGATCGACATTGCGTTCCGAACCATTCTTGAGGAAGGAGCCGAAGTGATCCTCCCCGGGCCGGTCTATCCTGGGTACGAGCCGATTATAAGACTGTGCGGTGCCGTGCCGGTACACGCCGATATAAGGGACAGCCGGTTCCGGTTTACTGCAGAAGTTATCCGCAGGCATCTCAGCCCGAAGACCCGCTGCATTGTTTTGCCTTACCCCTCCAATCCGACCGGCGTCAGCCTCACCGATGAAGAATTGGCAGAAATAGCGGACCTTGTAAAAGGCAGGGACATTTTTATACTGGCCGACGAAATATACAGCGAGCTGAACTATGGCAGGCCTCATACATCGATTTCCTCCCTGCTTCGGGAGCAGACGATCGTCATTAACGGACTCTCTAAATCCCACTCCATGACAGGCTGGAGAATCGGCCTGCTGTTTGCGCCGGAAGCCATAGCAAAGCATATCCTCAAGGTCCACCAGTATAATGTTACCTGTGCTTCTTCCATCTCCCAGATGGCCGCCCTGGAGGCTCTGACAGAGGGAATCGATGATGCTGTTCCGATGAGGGAAGAGTATCTGTCAAGAAGGGATTATGTGTACGGCCGCCTGGTAAACATGGGGCTGGACGTTGTCAAACCCGACGGCGCCTTCTACATTTTCGTCAAAATTCCGGAGAAGAATATTACTTCTTTTGATTTTTGCCTGAAGCTTGTAAACGAGGCAGGAGTCGCTTTCGTTCCCGGAAGCTCTTTTTCGGAGTTAGGAGAAGGTTATTTCCGCCTTTCCTTTGCCTATTCGAAGGATACGCTTAAAGAAGGGCTGGATAGGCTTGAAGCCTATCTTGGCAGGCTGGACAGGTAG
- a CDS encoding NAD(P)-dependent oxidoreductase produces MVSPEKTAIGFIGTGVMGNSMAKNLIAAGYSLAVYTRTKSKAEELLELGAQWAESPRKIAETSDIIITMVGYPKDVEEIFLGEEGLIAHGKKHTYLIDMTTSTPTLAKEIFERARQKGLRAIDAPVSGGDIGAREGRLSIMAGGEKDDFDTLLPLLEVLGSNIVHQGPAGAGQHTKMCNQIAIASNMIGVSEAIVYAEKAGLDPETVLKSISAGAAGSWSLSNLAPRMIAGNFEPGFYIKHFLKDIYIALEEARKMGMDTPGLALSESLYRELAEKGEEDSGTQALYKHWNK; encoded by the coding sequence ATGGTGTCACCTGAAAAAACAGCCATCGGCTTCATTGGTACAGGGGTTATGGGGAATAGCATGGCTAAGAACCTGATTGCGGCAGGCTATTCACTGGCTGTGTATACGAGAACAAAGTCCAAGGCGGAAGAGCTTTTGGAACTGGGCGCCCAATGGGCAGAATCCCCCCGGAAGATAGCCGAAACGTCTGATATCATCATTACAATGGTCGGCTACCCGAAGGATGTGGAAGAGATTTTTCTTGGGGAAGAAGGCTTGATTGCTCATGGGAAAAAACATACATATTTGATTGATATGACAACATCTACTCCGACTTTAGCCAAAGAAATCTTTGAAAGAGCCCGTCAGAAGGGGCTGAGAGCCATTGATGCACCTGTCTCAGGCGGCGATATCGGCGCGCGGGAAGGCAGGCTGTCCATCATGGCAGGCGGGGAAAAGGATGACTTTGACACTTTGCTTCCTTTGCTGGAGGTGCTTGGAAGCAATATTGTCCACCAGGGACCGGCTGGAGCGGGCCAGCATACGAAGATGTGCAATCAAATTGCCATTGCATCCAATATGATCGGTGTCAGTGAAGCGATTGTCTATGCAGAAAAGGCAGGGCTTGATCCAGAGACAGTGCTGAAAAGCATTTCTGCAGGGGCAGCCGGCAGCTGGTCGTTGTCCAATCTGGCACCAAGAATGATTGCAGGGAACTTCGAGCCGGGATTTTACATAAAGCATTTTCTGAAAGATATTTATATCGCCCTGGAAGAAGCAAGGAAAATGGGCATGGATACTCCCGGACTTGCTCTCTCGGAATCGCTCTACAGGGAGCTTGCTGAAAAAGGGGAAGAAGACAGCGGAACACAGGCCCTGTACAAGCATTGGAACAAATAA
- a CDS encoding PilZ domain-containing protein, protein MRYKRDEPFRFQFPKPLHGSFRIIKIDDKPVEARPGTAEIMDLSPNGLRFKASMDLPVREKKLMMEMSFIINDSLITMTGEPVWQKHEWNSSTYGFVSAEGSEKSLEIIQQLKEYARKAAGSYKSR, encoded by the coding sequence ATGAGATATAAACGGGATGAGCCGTTCCGGTTTCAATTCCCTAAGCCGCTCCATGGGTCCTTCAGGATTATAAAAATTGACGATAAACCGGTTGAGGCAAGGCCAGGCACAGCGGAGATAATGGATTTGAGCCCGAACGGCCTGCGTTTCAAGGCTTCCATGGACCTTCCGGTAAGAGAAAAAAAGCTGATGATGGAAATGTCTTTCATCATTAACGATTCTCTTATCACCATGACCGGTGAGCCGGTATGGCAAAAGCACGAATGGAATAGCAGCACCTATGGCTTCGTATCTGCAGAAGGCAGCGAAAAAAGCCTTGAGATTATCCAGCAGCTTAAAGAGTATGCCAGAAAGGCTGCCGGCTCTTACAAATCAAGATAA
- a CDS encoding AAA family ATPase: MLDQIEKLKREIGKVIVGRDKEAELLVISLIFNGHVLLESVPGTGKTLMAKTFAETFGGKFSRIQFTPDVLPSDITGIQFFNPKNHEFEFRPGPILANIVLADEINRATPRTQSSLLEAMEERQVTIDGHTFRAEEPFMVIATQNPAESQQGTFPLPAAQLDRFFMRVKLGYPSLEEERMIIKGKRRQSAAVKQAVSRQELALLREAAAQIHISEELEGYLLEIVRKTRETPAIELGVSPRGSLALLRAAIGAALIKGRKYAVPEDIKEMAPYVLAHRIYLTAEASLTSTEEEVIKKVIDSVEVPVEAGAR; this comes from the coding sequence ATGCTTGATCAAATAGAAAAACTGAAAAGAGAAATAGGAAAGGTGATTGTCGGCCGGGATAAAGAAGCAGAGTTGCTGGTGATTTCGCTCATCTTCAATGGCCATGTGCTTCTTGAAAGTGTGCCTGGAACAGGCAAGACACTCATGGCAAAAACATTCGCTGAAACATTTGGAGGAAAGTTCTCGCGGATTCAATTTACACCGGACGTACTTCCGAGTGATATTACAGGAATCCAATTTTTCAATCCGAAAAACCATGAATTTGAGTTCCGCCCAGGACCCATCCTTGCCAATATTGTACTTGCTGATGAAATAAACAGGGCTACCCCGCGGACACAGTCAAGCCTGCTTGAGGCCATGGAGGAACGCCAGGTAACGATTGACGGACATACATTCAGGGCGGAAGAACCCTTTATGGTCATTGCGACGCAGAATCCGGCAGAGTCGCAGCAAGGGACCTTTCCGCTGCCGGCAGCACAGCTTGACCGCTTTTTCATGAGGGTTAAACTGGGCTATCCCAGCCTTGAAGAAGAAAGGATGATAATAAAGGGAAAAAGGAGGCAGTCAGCTGCCGTAAAACAGGCTGTAAGCCGGCAGGAACTCGCTTTATTGAGGGAGGCAGCAGCACAGATACATATATCGGAAGAGCTTGAAGGTTATCTGCTCGAAATTGTCAGGAAGACGAGGGAAACCCCTGCCATCGAACTTGGGGTCAGCCCAAGGGGGTCGCTTGCCCTGCTGAGGGCTGCAATCGGTGCTGCACTGATAAAAGGCAGAAAATATGCCGTCCCGGAGGATATCAAGGAAATGGCTCCATATGTGCTGGCACATAGAATCTATCTTACCGCCGAAGCATCCCTTACAAGCACAGAGGAAGAAGTGATCAAAAAAGTTATTGATTCCGTTGAAGTCCCTGTTGAAGCAGGTGCCCGCTAG